One Acidimicrobiales bacterium genomic window carries:
- a CDS encoding CHAT domain-containing protein has product MTTPGTSAGSGEAVPPGAAPQPVVVSAAHASLEFAGRHVLVGHFLGSPLGGAESFVDERLGRRLTTRQLLRQYPERVGDAIVVDAPGLAGGRPGYPPGAIVVGLDLPGELTRDRLTAAVSAGLLCYAVREMESRLARGEADRPIQALEVSAVPVGTWGVGAISVESCVAAMVDGLILANQALHTQRDGVTGIRAWDHVRIAGLEFLEVLSDRAERVAHAVRRSRDLAQVGTAGHTELVLHERLRIREGGLPASLSGLQRSGDWQRVIIRNPRRERHDGPPEEGPGSVAVLEFTAIGRRARAAALEVAIDLRAIERLVQGAVRDARPDGQVGNTLYELLLPNDLKSDLAKSDNLQLIVDENTADLPWEALTARFGGRRASELALRGGFLRQFRDMERSRLPARPPVGSRVLVVGNPPPPPGASGLPGAGREGAAVSAALGRKFDVSALVWDEHGDPVLDSFPQLTGTTGRRVLDALFSAEWRVVHIAAHGVFEPADPAASGVVIDGETAITANVVRQLPAVPELVFLNCCHLARVDDRSNAPTDRHRLAASVARELMCLGVHAVVAAGWAVDDDAAVVFAETFYEELLGGALFGAAVQTGREMVHRRYPASTTWAAFQCYGDPGYRLFSAGAAAEAEHHMVSAGELVRRLRTITVLAGKIGLPDFEELSTRGRALVAELDGHRRRLATSGWDVPPVLYEFGLAYGELGAYAQAVECYRRAWDHADSNTAPVKLLEQLGNFEVRLAQQQVRAAVDAGAAADAAAQVGDLLEAAGAHLELALGLGETPERLALLGSFHKKAATLVGGDQRRRHVSEAARRYGEASELGSKHGRPKPYHALNWLQMHALAGAPVPEAEARAALAAVEPPSPGRAAAGPGDATGGTDRAEAKALDPEDFWQRVMLADLALTRYLLGEPADLHRLEGLYLDAFATRSSRRDRDTVVDHLRDVGELQRGSSLTDLARSLLPGAARGVAGGAGTVGPA; this is encoded by the coding sequence ATGACCACGCCCGGGACGTCGGCGGGAAGCGGCGAGGCGGTGCCGCCCGGCGCGGCCCCGCAACCCGTCGTCGTCTCCGCCGCCCACGCCAGCCTGGAGTTCGCCGGCCGCCACGTCCTGGTCGGCCACTTCCTGGGCTCGCCGTTGGGCGGTGCCGAGTCGTTCGTCGACGAGCGACTGGGCAGGCGTCTCACGACCCGGCAGCTTCTCCGGCAGTATCCCGAGCGGGTGGGCGACGCCATCGTCGTCGACGCCCCCGGCCTGGCCGGCGGCAGGCCCGGCTACCCGCCTGGGGCGATCGTCGTCGGGCTCGACCTGCCGGGAGAGCTGACCCGCGACCGGCTCACCGCCGCCGTGTCGGCCGGCCTGCTCTGCTACGCGGTCCGCGAGATGGAGTCCCGCCTCGCCCGGGGGGAGGCCGACCGGCCGATCCAGGCCCTCGAGGTCTCGGCTGTCCCCGTCGGCACCTGGGGCGTCGGCGCCATCTCCGTCGAGAGTTGCGTGGCCGCCATGGTCGACGGCCTCATCCTGGCCAACCAGGCGCTCCACACGCAGCGCGACGGTGTCACCGGGATCCGGGCCTGGGACCACGTGCGGATCGCCGGGCTGGAGTTCCTGGAGGTGCTCAGCGACCGGGCCGAACGTGTGGCGCACGCCGTCCGCAGGTCGAGGGATCTGGCCCAGGTCGGGACGGCCGGCCACACCGAGCTCGTCCTCCACGAGCGACTCCGGATCCGCGAGGGAGGTCTCCCCGCGTCGCTGTCGGGCCTCCAGCGGTCGGGGGACTGGCAGCGGGTCATCATCCGCAATCCTCGCCGCGAGCGCCACGACGGCCCGCCGGAGGAGGGGCCCGGTTCCGTCGCCGTGCTCGAGTTCACCGCCATCGGTCGCCGGGCGCGCGCAGCGGCCCTGGAGGTGGCGATCGACCTCCGGGCCATCGAGCGCCTCGTGCAAGGCGCCGTCCGCGACGCCCGGCCCGACGGCCAGGTGGGCAACACGCTCTACGAGCTGCTGCTCCCGAACGACCTGAAGAGCGATCTGGCGAAGAGCGACAACCTCCAGCTGATCGTCGACGAGAACACGGCCGACCTTCCGTGGGAGGCGCTCACGGCCCGCTTCGGGGGCCGCCGGGCCAGCGAGCTGGCGCTGCGCGGCGGGTTCCTCCGCCAGTTCCGCGACATGGAGCGGTCGCGCCTGCCGGCCCGGCCGCCGGTCGGGTCGCGTGTGCTCGTGGTGGGCAATCCGCCGCCGCCGCCAGGAGCGAGCGGGCTGCCGGGGGCGGGGCGCGAAGGGGCAGCCGTTTCGGCGGCGCTGGGGAGGAAGTTCGACGTCTCTGCGCTCGTGTGGGACGAGCACGGTGACCCGGTGCTCGACTCGTTCCCGCAGCTCACCGGCACCACCGGCCGCCGGGTGCTCGACGCACTGTTCTCCGCCGAGTGGCGGGTCGTCCACATCGCCGCCCACGGGGTCTTCGAGCCGGCCGATCCCGCCGCCTCGGGGGTGGTGATCGACGGCGAGACCGCCATCACCGCCAACGTGGTCCGCCAGCTTCCCGCTGTTCCCGAGCTGGTGTTCCTCAACTGCTGTCACCTGGCCCGGGTCGACGACCGCTCGAACGCACCGACGGACCGGCACCGCCTCGCGGCCAGCGTGGCGCGCGAGCTCATGTGCCTGGGAGTCCACGCCGTGGTGGCCGCCGGTTGGGCCGTCGACGACGACGCGGCCGTGGTCTTCGCCGAGACCTTCTACGAGGAGCTCCTCGGCGGAGCCCTCTTCGGCGCCGCCGTCCAGACCGGGCGCGAGATGGTCCACCGCCGGTACCCGGCGTCGACCACGTGGGCGGCGTTCCAGTGCTACGGCGATCCCGGGTACCGCCTCTTCAGCGCCGGCGCCGCTGCGGAAGCCGAGCACCACATGGTCAGTGCCGGCGAGCTCGTGCGGCGACTGCGAACGATCACCGTGCTCGCCGGGAAGATCGGGCTCCCCGACTTCGAGGAGCTGTCCACGCGCGGCCGGGCGCTCGTGGCCGAGCTCGACGGCCATCGCCGCCGGCTCGCCACCAGCGGGTGGGACGTCCCGCCGGTCCTGTACGAGTTTGGCCTGGCCTACGGGGAGCTCGGCGCCTACGCCCAGGCGGTGGAGTGCTACCGGCGGGCGTGGGACCACGCCGACAGCAACACGGCGCCGGTGAAGCTGCTGGAGCAGCTCGGCAACTTCGAGGTGCGCCTCGCCCAGCAGCAGGTGCGCGCCGCCGTCGATGCCGGCGCCGCAGCGGACGCCGCCGCCCAGGTCGGTGATTTGCTGGAGGCGGCGGGGGCCCACCTCGAGTTGGCCCTGGGGCTGGGCGAGACCCCCGAACGGCTGGCCCTGCTGGGAAGCTTCCACAAGAAGGCGGCGACCCTGGTGGGCGGCGACCAGCGCCGGCGCCACGTCTCCGAGGCGGCCCGTCGGTATGGCGAGGCGTCGGAGCTCGGTTCGAAGCATGGGCGGCCCAAGCCGTACCACGCGCTGAACTGGTTGCAGATGCACGCGCTCGCCGGGGCCCCCGTGCCCGAGGCCGAGGCCCGGGCTGCGCTGGCGGCGGTGGAGCCGCCGTCTCCGGGACGGGCGGCGGCAGGGCCCGGGGATGCGACCGGGGGGACCGATCGCGCTGAGGCGAAGGCGCTCGACCCGGAGGACTTCTGGCAGCGCGTGATGCTGGCCGACCTGGCGCTCACGCGCTACCTGCTCGGAGAGCCGGCGGATCTTCACCGGCTCGAGGGGCTGTACCTGGACGCCTTCGCCACGCGCTCCAGCCGCCGCGACCGGGACACCGTCGTCGACCACCTGCGCGACGTCGGCGAGCTGCAACGCGGCTCGAGCCTCACCGACCTGGCCAGGTCGCTCCTGCCGGGCGCCGCCCGCGGGGTGGCCGGTGGGGCCGGCACCGTGGGCCCGGCGTGA
- a CDS encoding ABC transporter permease gives MISTTAPVPAPLRLGDLARAASVGLRTRRLRAGLSALGISIGVAAMVAVLGLSSSSQAGLLAEIDRLGTNLLTVSNGQTLFGEEAKLPKQAPAMIARIAPVTAVADTGATGASAYRTPLVPRVQTNALSVQATSLDLPAAVGTEVVRGVFLNAATATQPVAVLGSAAADRLGITRIFTGERIWVGSQWFSVAGILKSAPLAPALDSAVLVGYPAAAHYLGFDGHPTTVYVRAATSRVPVVQSVLAATADPAAPHEVRVSRPSDALVARAKAKSAFTGLLVGLGAVALLVGGVGVANVMVIAVLERRSEIGLRRALGATRGQVRNQFLSEAVLLSLLGGTVGVALGVAATASYAGAKHWSVVVPTLAWAGGFSASLAIGAVAGAVPAVRAARLAPTEALRTL, from the coding sequence GTGATCTCCACCACGGCTCCGGTCCCAGCGCCATTACGGCTCGGCGACCTGGCGCGGGCCGCGAGCGTCGGGCTGCGCACCCGACGACTGCGCGCCGGGCTCTCCGCCCTCGGCATCTCGATCGGTGTCGCCGCCATGGTTGCGGTGCTCGGCCTGTCGTCCTCGTCGCAGGCGGGCCTGCTCGCGGAGATCGACCGGCTGGGCACCAACCTCCTCACCGTCAGCAACGGCCAGACGCTGTTCGGCGAGGAAGCCAAGCTGCCGAAACAGGCGCCCGCGATGATCGCCCGCATCGCTCCGGTCACCGCCGTTGCCGACACCGGCGCGACCGGCGCGTCGGCCTACCGCACCCCGCTCGTCCCCCGGGTGCAGACCAACGCCCTGTCCGTCCAGGCCACGAGCCTCGACCTCCCGGCCGCTGTTGGCACGGAGGTCGTCCGCGGCGTCTTCCTCAACGCGGCCACCGCGACACAACCCGTCGCCGTGCTCGGCTCGGCGGCAGCCGACCGCCTCGGCATCACGCGTATCTTCACCGGCGAGCGCATCTGGGTCGGCAGCCAATGGTTCTCTGTGGCGGGCATTCTGAAGTCCGCGCCGCTGGCCCCAGCGCTCGACAGCGCCGTGCTCGTCGGGTATCCGGCCGCCGCGCACTACCTCGGCTTCGACGGGCACCCCACCACCGTCTACGTGCGCGCCGCCACCAGCCGGGTCCCGGTAGTGCAGTCCGTGCTGGCCGCGACCGCCGACCCCGCCGCCCCCCACGAGGTACGCGTCAGCCGCCCTTCGGACGCGTTGGTGGCCCGAGCCAAGGCCAAAAGCGCCTTCACCGGCCTGTTGGTCGGACTCGGGGCGGTCGCTCTGCTCGTCGGTGGCGTCGGCGTCGCCAACGTCATGGTCATCGCCGTCCTCGAGCGGCGTTCCGAGATCGGCCTGCGCCGCGCGCTGGGCGCAACCAGAGGACAGGTCCGCAACCAGTTCCTGTCCGAGGCGGTACTGCTGTCCCTGCTCGGCGGCACCGTCGGCGTCGCCCTCGGCGTCGCCGCCACCGCTTCGTACGCCGGCGCCAAGCACTGGAGCGTGGTCGTGCCGACACTCGCCTGGGCGGGAGGGTTCAGCGCGTCGCTCGCCATCGGCGCGGTCGCCGGCGCCGTCCCTGCCGTACGCGCGGCGCGCCTCGCGCCCACCGAGGCCCTCCGCACCCTCTGA
- a CDS encoding MarR family transcriptional regulator has product MSYATEAGDALLVASRALVGVAARSLAGVGDVTLPQFRVLVLVSSRDRTTVSDLAAALGVHSTSASRLCDRLVRKRLLQRREAAEDRRQTDLFVTAAGRRLVSRVTQRRRRDLAAIAERMGEAAAADAVRVLRAFAAAAEEALQEADLFGWETADR; this is encoded by the coding sequence GTGAGCTACGCGACCGAGGCGGGCGACGCTCTGCTGGTGGCGTCCCGTGCGCTGGTCGGGGTGGCGGCGCGTTCGCTGGCCGGCGTGGGCGACGTGACCCTGCCCCAGTTCCGGGTGCTGGTGCTCGTCTCGTCTCGGGACCGCACGACGGTGTCCGATCTCGCGGCTGCCCTCGGCGTCCACTCCACGTCGGCCTCGCGATTGTGCGACCGCCTCGTGCGCAAGCGCCTGCTGCAGCGGAGGGAGGCGGCCGAGGATCGACGCCAGACCGATCTTTTCGTCACGGCCGCCGGGCGCCGGCTCGTGAGCCGGGTGACGCAGCGCCGGCGGCGGGACCTTGCAGCCATCGCCGAGAGGATGGGCGAGGCGGCAGCAGCCGACGCGGTGCGCGTGCTGCGGGCATTCGCGGCTGCGGCCGAGGAGGCCTTGCAGGAAGCAGACCTGTTCGGGTGGGAGACCGCCGACCGGTGA
- a CDS encoding alpha/beta fold hydrolase — protein sequence MTIADVAAERGAKLIRANGIDIAYTDVGDGPPLMLLHGGLVSTGPGWAGSPAAHVDHLGALGEHFRVIAPDTRGSGATVHAGGTATFDVLADDVVALVTALGLDRPLFAGFSEGGTTATVVALRRPDLVRALVNHAGFDVFDPHAMAHQTIRPIFGGRPDATAADPDAAERTIQSMSPVMAAMFATMKADYDGAQGEGHWRETSDSSSTAASPRWATQSPTSPTSPSPRSSSRATVTCLAAPKGRAWCIGAFRRASSASCREPATR from the coding sequence ATGACCATCGCCGACGTCGCCGCAGAGCGCGGCGCCAAGCTGATCCGAGCGAACGGGATCGACATCGCCTACACCGACGTCGGCGACGGCCCGCCCCTGATGCTGCTCCACGGCGGCCTGGTCTCGACGGGACCGGGGTGGGCCGGTTCGCCGGCCGCGCACGTCGACCATCTCGGCGCGCTCGGGGAGCATTTCCGCGTCATCGCCCCCGACACACGGGGTTCGGGTGCGACGGTGCACGCGGGCGGGACGGCGACCTTCGACGTCCTGGCCGACGACGTCGTCGCCCTCGTGACCGCCCTCGGGCTCGACCGGCCGCTGTTCGCAGGGTTCAGCGAGGGCGGGACGACGGCCACCGTCGTGGCCCTCAGGCGTCCCGACCTGGTGCGGGCCCTCGTCAACCACGCCGGCTTCGACGTGTTCGACCCCCATGCCATGGCCCACCAGACCATCCGCCCCATCTTCGGCGGCCGTCCTGATGCCACCGCAGCGGACCCCGATGCCGCCGAGCGCACGATCCAGTCCATGTCGCCGGTGATGGCGGCGATGTTCGCCACGATGAAGGCCGACTACGACGGTGCCCAGGGCGAGGGTCACTGGCGGGAGACCTCCGACTCTTCTTCGACCGCGGCGTCGCCCCGCTGGGCTACTCAGTCGCCGACTTCGCCGACATCGCCGTCCCCACGCTCATCCTCACGGGCGACCGTGACATGTCTTGCAGCGCCGAAGGGGCGGGCCTGGTGTATCGGAGCCTTCCGACGGGCGAGCTCGGCGTCGTGCCGAGAACCGGCCACGAGATGA
- a CDS encoding peptidoglycan-binding protein has translation MRQRVRRRIVRRGIVVLLVVVVSATAAGAWGLLRSGSPPRRAAVEPASSLATITERTITARQQVDGTLGFAGATSVLQPVGTAPDAVAQAEEKASAAELSLVQAWAERSAAEATLADDSRILASDRARLSADKQKEAGHCQDADAAGGSSGNGTGGSGAGWTPCDGDRQAVAADQKEVDADVQKVSADHAALTRAQANVVSGEQSSAFARSAADDVHRSSLAFGQTSIYTMLPAIGQILTRGQPLFSISGQPVALLYGSVTPWRAFRAGMSAGPDVAELNQSLADLGHGAALAGSDRFGNGTAAAIRKLQRALGSPQTGELLLGSVVFEPGPVRVTAVLPKLGAAVQPGAPVLDVTSTTRQISVKLDAAQQSQVEVGDPVVITLPDKKTTPATVTAVAKVATEPPSPDAGAESSGQPTVDVVITPDDSAATGNLDAAPVQVSITTASVEHALGVPVTALLALSGGGYGVDVVPPGGVHHLEPVTLGLFDDAEGLVQISGANVRAGDHVAVASS, from the coding sequence GTGAGGCAGCGCGTGCGGCGTCGTATCGTCCGCCGCGGCATCGTGGTCCTGCTCGTCGTCGTCGTTTCTGCGACCGCGGCCGGTGCGTGGGGGCTGCTCCGATCCGGGTCTCCTCCGCGCCGCGCCGCGGTCGAACCTGCGTCGTCGCTGGCGACGATCACCGAGCGGACCATCACCGCCCGCCAGCAGGTCGACGGCACCCTCGGCTTCGCAGGGGCCACAAGCGTGCTTCAGCCGGTCGGCACCGCTCCCGACGCGGTCGCGCAGGCGGAAGAGAAGGCCTCGGCCGCCGAGCTGAGCCTCGTCCAGGCCTGGGCCGAACGCAGCGCGGCCGAAGCGACCCTGGCCGATGACTCCCGGATCCTCGCGTCGGACCGGGCGAGGCTCTCCGCCGACAAGCAGAAGGAAGCCGGCCATTGTCAAGATGCGGACGCAGCCGGTGGATCATCGGGCAACGGCACAGGCGGAAGCGGGGCGGGCTGGACCCCGTGTGACGGCGATCGCCAAGCCGTGGCCGCCGATCAGAAGGAAGTCGACGCAGACGTGCAGAAGGTCAGCGCCGATCATGCGGCTCTCACCCGAGCCCAAGCCAACGTGGTCAGTGGCGAGCAGAGCTCGGCCTTCGCCCGCTCGGCGGCAGACGACGTACACCGATCCTCCCTCGCCTTCGGGCAGACCTCGATCTACACCATGCTCCCCGCCATCGGCCAGATCCTCACGCGCGGCCAGCCGCTCTTCTCGATCAGCGGCCAGCCGGTGGCACTGCTGTACGGGTCGGTCACCCCGTGGCGAGCGTTCCGCGCCGGCATGAGCGCCGGTCCCGACGTGGCCGAGCTCAACCAGAGCCTGGCCGACCTCGGCCACGGCGCAGCCCTGGCCGGGTCGGACAGGTTCGGCAACGGCACGGCGGCCGCCATCCGCAAGCTCCAGCGCGCGCTGGGATCGCCGCAGACCGGCGAGCTGCTGCTGGGTTCGGTCGTGTTCGAGCCGGGTCCGGTACGGGTCACCGCCGTCCTACCCAAGCTCGGCGCCGCTGTCCAACCGGGCGCGCCCGTGCTCGACGTCACCTCCACCACGCGCCAGATCTCCGTCAAGCTGGACGCCGCCCAGCAATCCCAGGTCGAAGTCGGCGACCCGGTGGTCATCACGCTCCCCGACAAGAAGACGACGCCGGCGACGGTGACCGCGGTGGCAAAGGTCGCCACAGAACCACCCTCGCCCGACGCTGGGGCCGAGTCGAGCGGCCAGCCCACGGTGGATGTCGTGATCACCCCCGACGACAGCGCCGCCACCGGCAACCTCGACGCGGCGCCGGTCCAGGTCTCCATCACCACGGCCAGCGTCGAACACGCCCTCGGGGTCCCGGTCACCGCGCTGTTGGCCCTCAGCGGGGGCGGCTACGGCGTCGACGTCGTCCCGCCCGGCGGCGTCCACCACCTGGAGCCGGTGACCCTCGGGTTGTTCGACGACGCCGAAGGTCTCGTTCAGATCAGCGGCGCCAACGTCCGCGCCGGCGACCACGTGGCGGTGGCCAGCTCGTGA
- a CDS encoding phage tail protein: protein MPYTVDFVNVSTVGLESSPVAAALAGLRANEARYFKNKYDVDFTVEPASKAEKTLAWVHRILQEERGIVISSPALEVAEIQVENIRWPYVFYESGLAINVLYTLDGPSPKRAVGFKLSDGMEVPEELASQFKFARQKSKLAGTIRGSYFVIKNEY, encoded by the coding sequence ATGCCCTACACCGTTGATTTCGTCAACGTCTCGACCGTCGGACTCGAATCGTCGCCGGTCGCTGCCGCCCTCGCCGGCCTCCGCGCCAACGAGGCCCGCTACTTCAAGAACAAGTACGACGTCGATTTCACCGTCGAGCCGGCGAGCAAGGCCGAGAAGACCCTGGCGTGGGTACATCGGATCCTCCAGGAGGAGCGGGGCATCGTGATCTCGTCCCCCGCCCTCGAGGTGGCCGAGATCCAGGTCGAAAACATCCGATGGCCCTACGTGTTCTACGAGAGCGGTCTCGCGATCAACGTGCTGTACACCCTCGACGGCCCGTCTCCGAAGCGAGCAGTCGGGTTCAAGCTCTCCGACGGCATGGAGGTCCCGGAGGAGCTCGCTTCACAGTTCAAGTTCGCAAGGCAGAAGTCCAAGCTCGCAGGCACGATCCGCGGCTCCTACTTCGTCATAAAGAACGAGTACTGA
- a CDS encoding toll/interleukin-1 receptor domain-containing protein, whose protein sequence is MKPVFISYRRDDTSGYGGRLDDALRHRFGDDGVFRDIDAIRPGADFVATIEAAVAGSGAVIALIGKDWLTITDTSGRRRLDDPGDFVRLEIASALHKGIDVIPVLVEGAGPPGPSDLPESIAVLGRRQAIELSDDRWDYDVGRLIARLEELLGPTAPPGPAPMPTPEPPPALPRRRRSYGGPRLVVLLVGLAAASLVVNRFVDDATSPETTHAASSVRGRDAEVEMGRSLWYAGFKITLQRAVLHTVGDVRRLDVAASLENQGDQDVVLERTIFVESHSRSHELAYSSDLPTVPGRSTGKGTLSFEVGNDFSLGDAVVTFGASDRNQAVVPLGSAGTVASLEPVPVVFAATRLSAGRLTLDVRRAEARADDPLAGGYRQAPRGHRFLVVDFASIATTVPYGQNVFNGTIVVTLPDGTTVAADSLNELPYPDKPAVDFRASYLVDDPPQGAYKLVLRDDATASVDFTVG, encoded by the coding sequence GTGAAACCGGTCTTCATCAGCTACCGCCGTGACGACACGTCGGGATACGGAGGGCGGCTGGACGATGCGCTGCGCCACCGCTTCGGGGACGACGGCGTGTTCCGGGACATCGACGCCATCCGCCCCGGCGCCGACTTCGTCGCCACCATCGAGGCGGCCGTCGCGGGCTCTGGAGCGGTCATCGCCCTGATCGGGAAGGACTGGCTCACGATCACCGACACGTCGGGTCGTCGGCGCCTCGACGATCCCGGCGACTTCGTGCGCCTCGAGATCGCGTCGGCGTTGCACAAGGGGATCGACGTCATCCCGGTCCTGGTCGAAGGGGCGGGGCCGCCGGGGCCGTCCGATCTTCCCGAGTCGATCGCCGTCCTCGGGCGCCGCCAGGCCATCGAACTGAGCGACGACCGGTGGGACTACGACGTGGGTCGTCTCATCGCCCGGCTCGAAGAGCTGCTCGGGCCGACAGCCCCGCCCGGCCCTGCGCCGATGCCCACTCCCGAACCACCGCCGGCTCTACCACGGCGACGCCGCTCGTACGGTGGGCCACGGCTCGTCGTCCTGCTGGTGGGTCTGGCCGCCGCCAGCCTCGTGGTCAACCGGTTCGTCGACGACGCCACCAGTCCGGAGACGACGCATGCCGCGTCGTCGGTGCGCGGTCGCGACGCCGAGGTCGAGATGGGCAGGTCCCTCTGGTACGCAGGGTTCAAGATCACGCTCCAGCGGGCCGTCCTGCACACGGTCGGCGATGTGCGCCGGCTCGACGTGGCCGCGTCCCTCGAGAACCAGGGCGACCAGGACGTCGTGCTCGAGCGGACGATCTTCGTCGAATCCCACAGCCGCAGCCATGAGCTGGCCTACTCCAGCGACCTCCCGACGGTGCCCGGGCGTTCGACCGGCAAGGGCACGCTGTCGTTCGAGGTCGGGAACGACTTCTCGCTCGGCGACGCCGTGGTCACCTTCGGAGCGTCGGACCGGAACCAGGCCGTCGTGCCGCTCGGCTCAGCCGGAACGGTGGCCAGCCTCGAGCCGGTACCGGTGGTCTTCGCCGCCACTCGCCTTTCGGCGGGACGGCTCACGCTGGACGTGCGCAGGGCCGAGGCCAGGGCCGACGACCCATTGGCCGGTGGGTACCGTCAGGCGCCACGCGGCCACCGGTTCCTGGTCGTCGACTTCGCCAGCATCGCCACCACCGTCCCCTACGGGCAGAACGTGTTCAACGGCACCATCGTCGTCACGCTCCCCGACGGTACGACCGTCGCCGCCGACAGCCTCAACGAGCTGCCCTACCCGGACAAGCCGGCCGTGGATTTCCGAGCGTCGTACCTCGTGGACGATCCTCCGCAGGGCGCGTACAAGCTCGTCCTGCGGGACGACGCCACGGCCTCGGTCGACTTCACCGTCGGATGA
- a CDS encoding SRPBCC family protein, with the protein MEDRPPLRVGSVVAFTARFLGRRLAYDYEVVELVPGERLVMRTADGPFPMETTYTWTPTPSGGTHMTLRNRGEPGGFSRLASPLMAPAMRRANRKDLANLKTILEGR; encoded by the coding sequence ATGGAAGACCGGCCACCGCTGCGGGTCGGATCGGTCGTGGCATTCACCGCCCGGTTCCTCGGCCGGCGCCTGGCATACGACTACGAGGTCGTCGAGCTCGTCCCCGGCGAGCGGCTGGTCATGCGCACCGCCGACGGGCCCTTCCCCATGGAGACCACCTACACCTGGACACCGACCCCGAGCGGTGGGACTCACATGACCCTCCGCAACCGCGGCGAACCCGGCGGGTTCTCCCGACTGGCGTCGCCGCTCATGGCTCCGGCGATGCGGCGCGCCAATCGGAAGGACCTCGCCAACCTCAAGACGATCCTCGAGGGCCGCTGA
- a CDS encoding ABC transporter ATP-binding protein, translated as MNAPTAALSSAASSPAGGASTSRAAADRWPVLELEGVVKTYPGDPPVEALRGVSLRVEEGELVAVLGPSGSGKSTLLHIIGTLDRPTSGVVRITGLDVGDLSDRELAALRAQRIGFVFQQFFLAEHQSILDNVADGMLYGGTRISQRRRHAAESLERVGLASRAATRPSKLSGGERQRVAIARALVGRPAIVLADEPTGNLDSANGAAILELLEELHREGATIVVITHDRGLAERMPRRVEMLDGRIVEDTAHPLQPPPSAGA; from the coding sequence GTGAACGCACCGACGGCCGCCCTGTCCAGCGCCGCGTCCAGCCCTGCCGGCGGCGCGTCCACCAGTCGAGCAGCCGCGGACCGGTGGCCCGTCCTGGAACTCGAAGGAGTCGTCAAGACCTATCCGGGCGATCCCCCCGTCGAGGCGTTACGAGGCGTGAGCCTTCGCGTCGAAGAGGGTGAGCTGGTCGCGGTGCTCGGGCCGTCGGGTTCGGGCAAGTCGACGCTGCTGCACATCATCGGCACCCTCGATCGCCCGACCAGCGGCGTCGTGCGGATCACCGGGCTCGACGTCGGCGATCTGTCGGACCGAGAGCTCGCGGCCTTGCGAGCCCAGCGGATCGGGTTCGTCTTCCAGCAGTTCTTCCTCGCCGAGCATCAATCGATACTCGACAACGTGGCGGACGGGATGCTGTACGGAGGGACCCGCATCAGCCAGCGCCGACGACACGCAGCCGAGTCACTCGAGCGCGTCGGGCTCGCCTCCCGCGCCGCGACCCGACCGTCGAAGCTGTCGGGCGGCGAGCGCCAACGGGTGGCGATCGCCCGCGCCCTGGTCGGCCGGCCAGCCATCGTCCTTGCCGACGAACCGACCGGCAACCTCGACAGCGCGAACGGTGCGGCCATCTTGGAGCTGCTCGAAGAACTGCACCGGGAGGGCGCCACCATCGTGGTCATCACCCACGATCGCGGCCTCGCCGAGCGGATGCCTCGGCGGGTCGAGATGCTCGACGGCCGCATCGTGGAAGACACCGCCCATCCCTTGCAGCCGCCACCCAGCGCGGGCGCGTGA